A genome region from Lentimicrobium sp. L6 includes the following:
- the selD gene encoding selenide, water dikinase SelD, with amino-acid sequence MSKIKLTQYTHGLGCACKIEPQKLQQVLKSLPQVHDVNVLVGTDTSDDAAVYRLTDELALVQTLDFFTPIVDDPFQFGAIAAANALSDVYAMGARPIFALNIVGFPEEALPMEVLELILKGAQSKAEEAGIPILGGHTIEDPEPKYGMVVSGLVHPDQMIKNKGAKIGEVLVLTKPIGTGIISTGIKRGLVNEKIAKQAIELMSSLNKIPAEIMSKYDVSSCTDVTGFGLMGHLKEMVESSDVTAEISFDAIPFIDTVKDLAAANIIPGGTYNNRDYVEHVVDFGKLSRTSQLLICDAQTSGGLLVCLPPAHAELYVNELKNLGMKDVTIIGEIIQEGSGIVIK; translated from the coding sequence ATTTCTAAAATTAAACTTACTCAGTATACCCATGGCTTAGGCTGTGCTTGCAAAATAGAACCTCAGAAATTACAGCAGGTTTTGAAATCTTTGCCTCAAGTTCATGATGTAAATGTATTGGTGGGGACAGATACTTCAGACGATGCAGCTGTGTATCGATTGACTGATGAATTGGCTTTGGTTCAAACTCTGGATTTCTTTACACCAATAGTGGATGACCCGTTTCAGTTTGGAGCTATTGCTGCGGCCAATGCATTGAGCGATGTTTATGCCATGGGTGCTAGGCCTATCTTTGCTTTAAACATAGTTGGATTCCCTGAGGAGGCACTTCCTATGGAAGTATTGGAATTGATTCTTAAAGGTGCCCAAAGCAAGGCTGAGGAAGCTGGTATCCCTATTTTGGGAGGACATACCATTGAAGATCCCGAACCTAAATACGGAATGGTGGTTAGTGGTTTGGTTCATCCTGACCAAATGATTAAAAATAAAGGCGCAAAAATAGGGGAGGTCTTGGTTTTAACTAAGCCCATAGGAACAGGAATTATCTCTACCGGAATAAAACGTGGTTTAGTAAATGAGAAAATAGCAAAACAAGCCATTGAGTTGATGAGTTCCTTAAATAAAATACCAGCTGAAATCATGTCTAAATATGACGTTTCTTCATGTACAGATGTAACAGGGTTTGGATTAATGGGGCATTTGAAAGAAATGGTAGAATCTTCTGATGTAACTGCTGAAATTAGTTTTGATGCCATTCCTTTTATTGATACAGTAAAGGATTTAGCTGCTGCCAATATTATTCCTGGCGGAACTTATAATAACCGTGATTATGTAGAGCATGTAGTTGACTTTGGAAAACTTTCTCGTACTTCTCAATTATTGATTTGTGATGCCCAAACTTCGGGTGGTTTGTTGGTTTGTCTACCTCCAGCTCATGCAGAATTATATGTAAATGAATTAAAGAATTTGGGTATGAAAGATGTGACTATTATTGGTGAGATTATTCAGGAAGGTAGTGGAATAGTCATCAAATAA
- a CDS encoding DoxX family protein — MVAILTVHLGNGWEAGNSGFEIPFYYLVMLIVIFVYGPGKYSLDDIIKKMQA; from the coding sequence ATGGTTGCCATTCTTACGGTCCACCTTGGTAATGGTTGGGAAGCTGGAAACAGTGGTTTTGAAATACCCTTCTACTATTTAGTAATGTTAATAGTGATTTTTGTTTATGGCCCAGGAAAATATAGTCTTGATGATATTATTAAAAAGATGCAAGCATAG
- a CDS encoding DoxX family membrane protein, whose product MIRITLAYGFYKLALNKWNDIDSVTSWFASMTYPLPKLYAHMASGTKLLVSYYLPLVLDLDLFLFL is encoded by the coding sequence ATCATCAGGATTACTTTGGCTTATGGATTTTACAAACTAGCCCTGAATAAATGGAACGATATAGACAGCGTAACAAGCTGGTTTGCCAGTATGACTTATCCACTCCCGAAGCTCTATGCCCACATGGCTTCCGGAACTAAACTACTGGTATCGTATTACTTGCCCTTGGTTTTAGATCTCGACTTATTTCTATTCCTTTAA